The genome window TACCTGCTCCAGTTCATGGACCCGCGCCTGGTGTGCGAAAACACCATGCGTCGCGGTTTCGCCCCCATCAGCGAGGACGACGACTGGATCGAATAGGGCTCAATGATCTCCTCAGGTCATCACACATAGGAAAGGGCGGCTTCACTGGGAGGCCGCCCTTTTTCTATATGACAAACCAGCCAAAGAGACGAAGCCCTCCAGGCGAGGCTCAACCAATCCGATACGCCTGCGCGTCAGCGCACTCACCAAATCCTGTTGACCTTCCCTTCCGCTAAATGTATATACAACTAATCAAAACGTATATACACGAGGCAAACACCACCATGCCCAAGAAAAGTCTTTCCTCCCGGATACGGGAACATATCCTCCTTCACATCGAAAACGGCGACTGGCCGCCCGAGCACCAGGTCCCGGCCGAATCCGAGCTCATGAAACAGTTCGACGCCAGCCGCATGACCGTGCACCGCGTGCTCAAGGAACTGGCCGCTGAAGGCTACATCTACCGCCAGCGCGGCCTGGGCTCCTTCGTGGCCCGACGCACCCCGCGCAGCGAGCTGCTGGTCATCACCGACATCTCCGAGGAGATCGTCTCGCGCGGCGGCAACTACTACTGCGAGCTCAAGTACCTTTCGGCCGAGCCGGAATCCGCGCTCATCGCCCACGTATTCGGCGAGCACCGGGCCGGTTCCATCGCCCGCTCCAAGGTGGTGCACTACGAAAACGGCCTGCCCATCCAGCTGGAGGACCGCCACGTGGACCTACGCACCGCGCCCCACTACCTGGAGGTGGATTTCACCGTCACCACCGCCCACAAGTACCTCATGAAGGCCGCGCCCCTGCAACGGGCGGAGCACGAGCTCACCGCCGTGCTGCCCAACCGCGAGCAGCAGGTCTTCCTGAACATAAAGCCGGACGAACCCTGCCTGCTGCTCAGGCGCAAGACCTGGTCGCGCGACAGACTCGTCTCCTACGCGGAACTGCTCTACCCGGGATCACGCTTCAGCTTCGGCGGCGTGTTCGAACCGAAAAAATAAGTCTTTCAAAGGAGTGCAACCATGACCAAACGAGTGATCACCGCCCCCACCGGCACGAAACTGACCGCCAAGAGCTGGCAGACCGAAGCGCCCCTGCGCATGCTCCAGAACAACCTGGACCCCATGGTGGCGGAACGCCCCGAGGACCTCATCGTCTACGGCGGCATCGGCCGCGCCGCGCGCAACTGGGAATGCTTCGACAAGATTCTCGAAACCCTGCGCGAGCTGGAGGACAACGAGACCCTGCTCATCCAGTCCGGCAAACCCGTGGGCGTGTTCCCCACCCATGAGAACGCACCGCGCGTGCTCATCGCCAACTCCAACCTGGTGCCCCACTGGGCCCACTGGGAGCACTTCAACGAGCTGGACCGCAAGGGCCTGATGATGTTCGGCCAGATGACCGCCGGTTCCTGGATCTACATCGGCAGCCAGGGCATCGTGCAGGGCACCTATGAAACTTTCGTGAGCATGGCCGAAAAGCACTACAACGGCGACCTCAAGGGCAAGTGGGTCCTCACGGCGGGCCTCGGCGGCATGGGCGGAGCACAGCCCCTGGCCGCAAAGTTCGCGGGCGCTTCCATGCTGGCCATCGAATGCCGCGAGGAGCGCATCCAGAAGCGGCTGGACACCGGCTACCTGGACATGAAGGCCGATTCTTTGGACCATGGTTTGGAACTCATTGAAAAAGCTTGCAGTGAAGGCAAGGCCATCACCGTGGGAGTGCTCGGCAACGCCGCCGAAATCTACCCGGAACTGGTGAAGCGCGGCGTGCGCCCGGACGCCGTCACGGACCAGACCAGCGCCCACGACCCACTCAACGGGTACCTGCCCAAGGGCTGGACCGTGGAGGAATGGGAAGCCAGGCAGAAGACCGACGAGGCCGGAGTCATGCGGGCCGCACGCGAATCCATGGTCGGCCACGTGCAGGCCATGCTCGACTTCCAGAAGATGGGCATCCCCACCTTCGACTACGGCAACAACATCCGCCAGGAAGCCTTCAACATGGGCCTGAAAAACGCCTTCGACTTCCCCGGCTTCGTGCCCGCCTACATCCGCGACCGCTTCTGCACGGGCAAGGGCCCGTTCCGCTGGGCCGCCCTTTCCGGCGACCCCGAGGACATCTACAAGACCGACGCCAAGGTCAAGGAACTGATCCCGGACGACAAGCACCTGCACAACTGGCTGGACATGGCCCAGGAGCACATCCACTTCCAGGGCCTGCCCGCCCGCATCTGCTGGGTGGGCCTCGGCGACAGGCACCGCCTGGGCCTGGCCTTCAATGAAATGGTGCGCAACGGCGAGCTCAAGGCCCCGGTCGTCATCGGCCGCGACCACCTGGACTCCGGCTCGGTGGCCAGCCCCAACCGCGAGACCGAATCCATGAAGGACGGATCGGACGCTGTTTCCGACTGGCCCATCCTCAACTGCCTGCTCAACTGCGCTTCCGGCGCAACCTGGGTGAGCTTCCACCACGGCGGCGGCGTGGGCATGGGGTACGCCCAGCACGCGGGCCTGGTCATGCTCTGCGACGGCACCGAACTGGCCGACGAAAAGATCGCCCGGGTGCTCTGGAACGACCCGGCCACCGGCGTCATGCGCCATGCCGACGCGGGCTACGAGAGCGCCATTGCCTGCGCCAAGGAAAAAGGTCTCAAACTTCCCATGATCAAGTAGTATGGTGCCGAGCATGAGCACCCTGCTGATCAAGAACCCTTCACAGATCGTCTCGCCCCGCCCCGGCTCGCTCCGGGGTGCGGCGCTGAACGATCCGGTCGTCCGCACCGGCGAATCCGTGCTGGTGCGCGACGGCAGGATAGAAGCCGTCGGCCCCCTGGCCGAACTGGACACACCCGCAGACGCCAGAGTGCTGGACGCCTCGGGCAAGGCGGTTATCCCCGGGCTGGTGGATTGCCACAACCATCTGGTGTTCGGCGGCAGCCGGGCCGATGAATTCGCACGGCGAACCGCCGGGGCCACCTACGAGGAGATCGCGGCCTCGGGAGGCGGCATTGCCCGCACCGTGCAGGCCACGCGCGACGCCGGCAAGGACGAGCTGCGCGAACTGGCCGAGGCGCGCGTGAACCGGGCCATGCGCCACGGCGTGACCACCATGGAGGTCAAGTCCGGCTACGGCCTGGATCCGGCCACCGAGCTCAAGATGCTGGAGGTGGCGGCCGAGCTGGACGCCATTCATCCGGTGGATCTCGTGCCCACCTTCCTGGGCGCGCACTCCGTGCCCAAGGGCATGTCCAAGGCCGACTACCTGACCCAGGTCAAGGAAATGATCCCCGAGGCCGCCAAACTGGCCCGGTTCTGCGACGTGTTCTGCGAGCAGGGCTACTTCACCCCGGCGGAAACCGTGGAGATCATGGAGCTGGCCGTGAGGCACGGCATGCTGCCGCGCCTGCACGCGGACCAGTTCAACGCCATCGGCTGCGTGGACGTGGCCATCGAGCTGGGCGCGGTCTCCGTGGACCACCTGGAGGCCATGGACGAGAAAGGCGCGAAAAAGCTTGCCGCTTCGGACGTGGTGGGCGTACTCCTGCCCGGCGTGTCGCTCTTCCTGGACATCCCGTACGCACCGGCGCGCACGCTCATCGACGCGGGCTGCATCCCGGCCATTGCCACGGATTTCAACCCGGGATCCAACATGACGCTCAACCTGCCGCTCATGATGTCCCTGGCCTGCATGCAGATGCGCATGTCCGTGGACGAGGCGCTCGCGAGCGTCACCCAGAACGCGGCCCACGCCCTGCGCCTGGAAAGGGTGGGCTGCATCGAGCCGGGCTGGCAGGCCGACCTGCTGGTGCTGGATACGAACAATTACCGCGACCTGGTCTATTTTTACGGAGAAAACCTGGTACAGACCGTCATCAAGAAGGGGGTTCCCCATGCTGCCCGATAGCCTGCTGGACATGCTCCGGCCGTTCCGCACCGATTTCGAGGCCCACGACGAACACGACGTGTTCCTGAAGGACGTGGCCCTGTTCAACCCCGACGAACTGGCGCAGGCCACCCACGTGCTGGTGGGCTGCCCCCAGGACGTGGGCGTGGGCCGCAACAACGGCCGCATAGGCGCGGCCAAGGCCCCCAGCGCCATCCGCCAGGTGCTCTACCGGTTCAAGCCCCCCATGGACGAGGGCGGCAACCGGCTGCTGGACCTCGGCGACGTGGATGTGACCGGCGGCCTGGAACCGGCCCACGAACGGCTGCATTCCGTGGTCTCGGCCCTGCTGCGCGAGGGCAAGAAGGTGCTGGTCCTGGGCGGAGGCAACGACATTTCCCTGCCGGACGCCCATGCCTGCGCCGACGTGCTGGGCGAGATCGCGGCCATCAACATGGACGCCCACCTGGACATGCGCAAGGCCGACCGGATTCATTCGGGCACCCCCTACCGCAATCTCATCGAAGGCGGGCACCTCAAGCCCGAGAACTTCCACGAGGTGGGCATCCAGGTCCAGGCCAACTCGCCCCATTACGTGAGCGACGCCGCAAACATGGGCGTGAACATCCACACCCTGAGCCACCTGATGCAGCACGGCGCGGACATGTATTTCGACGGCCTGTTCGAGCTTCTGGACGGCAAGCCCCTGTTCGCGGGCCTGGACATGGACAGCGTGCGCGCCTCGGACGCCCCGGGCGTGAGCGCGCCCTCCCCCGTGGGCTTCACGGCCGAAGAGGTGCTCAACTTCGCGGCACGCTGCCAGGCATACGACAACACCGCGGTCTTCGAGATAACGGAAGTGAACCCGGACCTGGACGTGGACAACCGCACCGCACGGCTGGCCGCGCTCGTCATATACACTTACATCTACGGCTGGATGTAGCCGGAGGTTTTGCATGGTCACCATAGACAGCACGCAACAACTCACCCTCGACAGGATCATGGCCGTGGCCCATGGCGAAACCGTGGAACTGGCCCCGGCCACGCGCCAGATGCTGGCCGAACGCCGCGCCCAGATCGAGGAATACGTCACCTCGCAGGATATCCCGGCCTACGGCTTCAACCGGGGCTTCGGCCACAATGTGGACATCTCGGTGCGCGAGGAACTGCTCTCCGAGCTACAGAAAAACCTGATCCTCTCCCATGCGGTGGGCGCGGGCGAGCCCATGGCCGAGCCCGTGGTGCGCATCGCCATGCTCCTGCGCGCCAATTCCCTTTCCCGCGGCTACAGCGGCGTGCGCCCGGTGCTGGTGGAACGGCTCATAGACCTGCTCAACCACCGCATCACCCCGGTGGTGCCCGAGCTGGGATCCGTGGGAGCCTCCGGCGACCTGGCCCCGCTCTCGCACATGGCCATGGCCCTCATGGGCGAAGGCGAAGTCCTTTACATGGACCGGCGCATGACGGCGGCGGAGGCCCTGGAAACGGCCGGGCTGAAACCCGTCGAGCTGGAGATGAAGGAAGGCCTGGCCCTGAACAACGGGGTCCAGTACATGAACGCCCTCGGGCTCATGGCCTGCTCCCAGCTCACGGTGCTGCTCAAGACCGCCGCCGTGAACACGGCCCTGGTGGCCCAGGTCATGCTTGCGCCGGACACCTATTTCCGCCCGGATTTCCATGTGGTGCGGCCCCACCCGGGCGCGCGCACCGTGGCCGACTGGATCTGGCGGGTCATGCAGGATTCCCCGATCCGCAATTCGCACAAGGACCACAAGACCGACGGACAGGTGCAGGACCCGTACAACATCCGCTGCGCGGCCCAGGTGCTGGGCTCCTGCCACGACCTCATTTCCCAGGCGCGCGCCGCGCTGCTCGTCGAGGCGAACAGTGCCACGGACAACCCCATCCTGCTGCCCGGCGAGGACGGCAGATACACGGACATCGTCTCGGGCGGCCATTTCCACGGCATGCCCGTGGCCGTGCAAGTCTACAACCTCATGCAGGCCCTTTCCATCATGTCCAGCCTGGCCCACATGCGTTCGGTGCGCTTCGTGGACCCCGTGCGCAACAAGGGCCTGGGCCGCGACCTCAAGTGGCCGCTGCTGGCAGCGGACGACAAGTCCATCTCCAGCGGCATGATGATGCTCGAATACACCAGCGCGTCGCTGACCAACGACATCTGGGGCCAGTGCATGCCCAGCCACCTGTTCAACATCTCCACCAACTCGGGGCAGGAGGATCACGTGAGCATGGGCACCGGCCTGGCCGTGCGGCTCCTGAAAACCCTGCCCAAGGCCGCCCACGTGCTGGCCATCGAGCTGGCCTACATCAACCAGGCCATCAGCATCCGCAAGCGGTTGGAAACCATCCCCACCGAGGCCGAACTGCCCGACTGGGTCGGCCATGAACTGGGCGCCCTGAAGCAGCGCATGAACGGGCACGGGGAAGGCGTGGTCTTCGACGCCAGCGTCACCCGCCAGCATCCCCTGAGCGAAGAGGAGAAAAAACTCAGCCCGGTTTCCGAGAAGCTCTTCGAGACCATTGCCGAGCGCAATCTCTTCCCGGTGGTGCGCCAGGACCGCTTCATGGCCGACGACATCCGCAACCTCGCGGAATTCGTAAGCGACGGTGGCGTCTGCGACACGATTGAGTCAATGATTCCGCTCGATTGAAGAAAATGAAAAAAAGTCGAAAAAAGGCTTGCCAAGCGCGAGGTCGAAATATATAAATCCTTCTCCTGAATGCCGAAGTGGTGGAATTGGTAGACACGCTAGGTTCAGGGTCTAGTGGGGGTTCCCCCGTGGAAGTTCGAGTCTTCTCTTCGGCACCATGAAAGTAAAAAGGCTGAGGTTTTCACCTCAGCCTTTTCTTTTGCCTTTTAAAAACATGGGCTGCAGCCCTGCCTCCCCTTCTATCACCGACGCCCGAAAAAGGGCTCCTTGCAAAGCCAGCCAGACACGCACTCCTCGATGCCGTATTCCAGCATGAGCACCAGGGCGTTGGCCAGCCGCAGAAAGCCCACCTCGCGCCCCTGCTCCCGCGCACCGCGCAGCAGGCCGTTCTGGACGGCCTCGGCCAGGGTGCGAGGCCATTCGTAGCTCTCGATCATGGTCATGGGACCTTGGGCGTTGCTGTCCGCACACTGCCCGGCGTCGACACTGTTCCACCCCCGGCAGACCAAAGGACGGGCCGAATGCGCCCCGCAGGTTCCGTTCATAAGCAGGGGACAGGGAAGCTCATGGCGGATCTCGCCCATCTGCTCCACGGAAAGCCCCCTGATGCGGGACGCCATGGTCTGCGCCCGCCGTCCCAAGGCGGCAAGCTCCGCCTCGTTCCAGTGCGCAAGCAGATACAGACCCAACAGGACGGCCTCCGGCTGGGAAAGGGAAACCGGGTTGTAGCAACAGTGAATACAGCCGCGCTTGCAGGCTATGGGCGGTGAAAACTCTTGCGAATCAAGGGCCTCGTCGAACCATCGGTTTGCGCGGGCCACGGATTGGGCCACGTCGCCCGGGGAGGGATCCCCATTCAGGGTCCGCGCCATATCCTCCTGACACCGGGCGCCGACAAGGGAAAAACAACCCATGGGATCATCGGCGAGCTCGGGATGCGACGGCTGCACTTCCTCACCCGGCTCCCGGACGCCGCGCCCGGAAACGGCGGCTACCACCTGTCCTCGTCCATGTAGTTCCAGTCCTCGTCCTCAAGGGTATAGTCACGGACCATGATACGCATCTCGTCCTCGTCTTCCCTGATAAGCCCCTTGGCGGTGACCCACCGGTCCACATGGTCGAACAGCTTGCGTCCGGTCTTGTCGGGTTCCACAATGAACTCGTCCTCGCCGTCCACAAGAATGATCAGCCCCACGACATCGTCTTCGTTCCAGTCCATCGGCAGGATCTGGCCAAAAATGGTTTCGGGATACGCATCGGACATGGTTCCTCCCCTATTGCCCACTGTTTTCATTATACTCATCCCCGCCGACATGCTTGCAGTAGGCAACATTGCCTTCCTCGGGGATAAACTGTTTGCAGAAACGCGATTCAATGCTGAAATCGTTCATCTCGTAAAAGGCACGCGCCCCCTCGAACGCGTTGCCGCACCCGGTCTCCAGGTAAATGCTCTGCCCTTCGGCAGCCCGGACCCGGTCTTCCATTTCCAGAAGCAGGGCCGTTCCGACACCCTGCCCCCGGTAGTTTTCGTCAACGACGATGAAATAAAGCTCCCAGTTGCCGTCCCAGCGTGGAATCCGCCCGAAGCAGATGAACCCGACAGGACGGTCGGCCCCGTTGTCGTCGACCCGGGCCTGGATGATGCAGTTGGAACCCTCGGCTCCCTGGAAGGCGCACTCCCAGGCCAGTTCCTCCGCGGTGGTCAGCTCGTCGGAACCGAACACGCCCGCCTCGGACGTCATGTCTAGAACGTAATGGACATCACCCGGACCGAGGCCCTGAACGATGTGGAACAAGGAGCCGCCGGCATTGCCGGAACCATACACGGTACTGTCAGTCATGATGCACCCACCATGGGTAAAAAAAGGATGCAGGACGGCATGGGACTCCAACAGCCGCATGCCGTCCCTTCCCCCGAACGGAGGTCATAGCTGTTCCGGGCCTCAGGGAAAGCCGCGCAGGGGGAAGGCTCGGCGCTCCCCGGGCGATCGGCCCGGCTTCCAGGATCAAAATGTTGTTTACCCAAGGCGCTGCCGGACTCGCACAGCCCGCGTAACACCTGTCCCAGGGATAAAAACGCTGCCATTTTCTTCTCGCTTGGTTCCCGTCAGTGCGCCTTGACGCGCTGAACCAGGATCTCTTCCCGGCTGCCCGAGTGCCGGACAACCCCGGTGACCGATGCCTGCTTGCCGACCAGATCGAAAAGAATCGGGTGGCTGTCCAGATTCACAACCCGAATATCCCGCTCTCCGTCGCAGGCAATGAGCACCTCGCAGACGCAGAACTGGTCGTCCCAGGCCTCCGGTACGACAAATCCGGTAATTGTTTCAGAAACCTTTGGCATTGGTGAATTCCGTTGAGTCCTTTCCTTTCACGAAAACCTTTGCGTCCAGGAGCACGGCACGTGCCAAATTAGTATACTACTGAGATAATTGATATTTTTTTACAATGAGCTACGCCAACAAGAACTACAAGTTCCTAATGCGACTCATGCAATGGGTGAAACAGTGGAAAAAGAGGGAAGGGAAGGGAATAATCTCAAGATAATAGCGAATAAACACAGATAGCCATGAATATCCGCGTACAAAAGGGGCAAAGAACTTATTGTTCCGATGCGATCAAAACAGGAATTAATAGTTCCTGTTTTTGAACGTAAACTGCCTGCGCCTGAGTCCGTGCCTGTTCATGAGCTTGTTGAGCTGACGGGTGGTGATCCCGGCCCGCAAGGCCGCATCCTTGATGACCCCGCCGCACTGCTCCAGCACGCTGGCCAGGTACTGGGACTCGAAGTTGTCGATGGCGATCTGCCGGGCCTCCTTGAGGCTGAGGCTTGTCTTGACCGGCGAGGTAACCACCGTCCCCAGGCTGTCGAACAGCTCCACCGGGAAGTTGGAGGGCTGCAGGATGTTGCCCGTCTCCAGGATGCAGGCGCGCTCGATGATGTTCTCAAGCTCGCGGACATTGCCCGGCCAGGAATAGGCCTGGAAGGCGTCGAGCACCTCGGGGTGGATTCCCTTGATGTCCTTGTTCAGCAGGCCGTTGAGCCGCTTGATGAAGGACTCCGCCAGCTTGAGGATATCCTCAATGCGTTCCCGCAAGGGAGGAATGCGGATGGGGAAGACGTTCAGGCGATAGAAAAGATCCTTGCGGAACAGGCCGTTGTCGCTGAGCCCGCCCAGGTCTTCGTTGGTGGCTGCAATGATGCGCACGTCCACCGGGATGTCGGCCTCGCCGCCCACCCGCTGGAACAGGCGCTCCTGAATGACGTTGAGCAGCCGGACCTGAACCGACTGGGAAACCGTACCGATCTCGTCCAGAAAGATGGTGCCTTCGTGGGCCAGCTCGAACTTGCCCAGCTTGCGGCGCACGGCTCCGGTGAACGCGCCCTTTTCGTGGCCGAAGAGTTCGCTTTCCACCAGGGTGTCGGGGATGGCCCCGCAATGAACGCTGATGAACGGGCCGTCCTGCCGGTTGCTGTTGTTGTGGATCAGCTTGGCGATGAGGCTTTTGCCTGTTCCGGTTTCCCCGGTCAGCAGCACGGTGGTCCGGGTGCCCGCCACCTGATGGATCTTGTTCAGGACTTCGCGCATGGACTTGCTCCGGGTGCCCGCGAACTCCATGCTCTCGTCGTATTGCAGGTGGTCGCGCAGGAAATCCAGCTCGGACTGGAGCATGTCCGCCTCCCGGACCTTGTCCACCATGAGGTCCAGCTTTTCCTTGCCGATGGGATGAGTCAGGTAGTCGAAGGCCCCCGCCTTGACCGCATCCACGGCAAACGAGGTATGCTTATCGTCGGTCATGACCACGATGGAGGCGGAAGGATACTGCT of Salidesulfovibrio onnuriiensis contains these proteins:
- the hutI gene encoding imidazolonepropionase, which codes for MSTLLIKNPSQIVSPRPGSLRGAALNDPVVRTGESVLVRDGRIEAVGPLAELDTPADARVLDASGKAVIPGLVDCHNHLVFGGSRADEFARRTAGATYEEIAASGGGIARTVQATRDAGKDELRELAEARVNRAMRHGVTTMEVKSGYGLDPATELKMLEVAAELDAIHPVDLVPTFLGAHSVPKGMSKADYLTQVKEMIPEAAKLARFCDVFCEQGYFTPAETVEIMELAVRHGMLPRLHADQFNAIGCVDVAIELGAVSVDHLEAMDEKGAKKLAASDVVGVLLPGVSLFLDIPYAPARTLIDAGCIPAIATDFNPGSNMTLNLPLMMSLACMQMRMSVDEALASVTQNAAHALRLERVGCIEPGWQADLLVLDTNNYRDLVYFYGENLVQTVIKKGVPHAAR
- a CDS encoding sigma-54 dependent transcriptional regulator, producing MRKILVITRDNSKSERIEKLLGEKKEVLAQSVPDAGGNVPADNEVDTLFIDAESLRGANASAGEALETLWEQYPSASIVVMTDDKHTSFAVDAVKAGAFDYLTHPIGKEKLDLMVDKVREADMLQSELDFLRDHLQYDESMEFAGTRSKSMREVLNKIHQVAGTRTTVLLTGETGTGKSLIAKLIHNNSNRQDGPFISVHCGAIPDTLVESELFGHEKGAFTGAVRRKLGKFELAHEGTIFLDEIGTVSQSVQVRLLNVIQERLFQRVGGEADIPVDVRIIAATNEDLGGLSDNGLFRKDLFYRLNVFPIRIPPLRERIEDILKLAESFIKRLNGLLNKDIKGIHPEVLDAFQAYSWPGNVRELENIIERACILETGNILQPSNFPVELFDSLGTVVTSPVKTSLSLKEARQIAIDNFESQYLASVLEQCGGVIKDAALRAGITTRQLNKLMNRHGLRRRQFTFKNRNY
- the hutC gene encoding histidine utilization repressor → MPKKSLSSRIREHILLHIENGDWPPEHQVPAESELMKQFDASRMTVHRVLKELAAEGYIYRQRGLGSFVARRTPRSELLVITDISEEIVSRGGNYYCELKYLSAEPESALIAHVFGEHRAGSIARSKVVHYENGLPIQLEDRHVDLRTAPHYLEVDFTVTTAHKYLMKAAPLQRAEHELTAVLPNREQQVFLNIKPDEPCLLLRRKTWSRDRLVSYAELLYPGSRFSFGGVFEPKK
- a CDS encoding formimidoylglutamase, with the protein product MLPDSLLDMLRPFRTDFEAHDEHDVFLKDVALFNPDELAQATHVLVGCPQDVGVGRNNGRIGAAKAPSAIRQVLYRFKPPMDEGGNRLLDLGDVDVTGGLEPAHERLHSVVSALLREGKKVLVLGGGNDISLPDAHACADVLGEIAAINMDAHLDMRKADRIHSGTPYRNLIEGGHLKPENFHEVGIQVQANSPHYVSDAANMGVNIHTLSHLMQHGADMYFDGLFELLDGKPLFAGLDMDSVRASDAPGVSAPSPVGFTAEEVLNFAARCQAYDNTAVFEITEVNPDLDVDNRTARLAALVIYTYIYGWM
- a CDS encoding YkgJ family cysteine cluster protein, with protein sequence MVAAVSGRGVREPGEEVQPSHPELADDPMGCFSLVGARCQEDMARTLNGDPSPGDVAQSVARANRWFDEALDSQEFSPPIACKRGCIHCCYNPVSLSQPEAVLLGLYLLAHWNEAELAALGRRAQTMASRIRGLSVEQMGEIRHELPCPLLMNGTCGAHSARPLVCRGWNSVDAGQCADSNAQGPMTMIESYEWPRTLAEAVQNGLLRGAREQGREVGFLRLANALVLMLEYGIEECVSGWLCKEPFFGRR
- a CDS encoding HAL/PAL/TAL family ammonia-lyase, with product MVTIDSTQQLTLDRIMAVAHGETVELAPATRQMLAERRAQIEEYVTSQDIPAYGFNRGFGHNVDISVREELLSELQKNLILSHAVGAGEPMAEPVVRIAMLLRANSLSRGYSGVRPVLVERLIDLLNHRITPVVPELGSVGASGDLAPLSHMAMALMGEGEVLYMDRRMTAAEALETAGLKPVELEMKEGLALNNGVQYMNALGLMACSQLTVLLKTAAVNTALVAQVMLAPDTYFRPDFHVVRPHPGARTVADWIWRVMQDSPIRNSHKDHKTDGQVQDPYNIRCAAQVLGSCHDLISQARAALLVEANSATDNPILLPGEDGRYTDIVSGGHFHGMPVAVQVYNLMQALSIMSSLAHMRSVRFVDPVRNKGLGRDLKWPLLAADDKSISSGMMMLEYTSASLTNDIWGQCMPSHLFNISTNSGQEDHVSMGTGLAVRLLKTLPKAAHVLAIELAYINQAISIRKRLETIPTEAELPDWVGHELGALKQRMNGHGEGVVFDASVTRQHPLSEEEKKLSPVSEKLFETIAERNLFPVVRQDRFMADDIRNLAEFVSDGGVCDTIESMIPLD
- the hutU gene encoding urocanate hydratase, producing the protein MTKRVITAPTGTKLTAKSWQTEAPLRMLQNNLDPMVAERPEDLIVYGGIGRAARNWECFDKILETLRELEDNETLLIQSGKPVGVFPTHENAPRVLIANSNLVPHWAHWEHFNELDRKGLMMFGQMTAGSWIYIGSQGIVQGTYETFVSMAEKHYNGDLKGKWVLTAGLGGMGGAQPLAAKFAGASMLAIECREERIQKRLDTGYLDMKADSLDHGLELIEKACSEGKAITVGVLGNAAEIYPELVKRGVRPDAVTDQTSAHDPLNGYLPKGWTVEEWEARQKTDEAGVMRAARESMVGHVQAMLDFQKMGIPTFDYGNNIRQEAFNMGLKNAFDFPGFVPAYIRDRFCTGKGPFRWAALSGDPEDIYKTDAKVKELIPDDKHLHNWLDMAQEHIHFQGLPARICWVGLGDRHRLGLAFNEMVRNGELKAPVVIGRDHLDSGSVASPNRETESMKDGSDAVSDWPILNCLLNCASGATWVSFHHGGGVGMGYAQHAGLVMLCDGTELADEKIARVLWNDPATGVMRHADAGYESAIACAKEKGLKLPMIK
- a CDS encoding GNAT family N-acetyltransferase; this encodes MTDSTVYGSGNAGGSLFHIVQGLGPGDVHYVLDMTSEAGVFGSDELTTAEELAWECAFQGAEGSNCIIQARVDDNGADRPVGFICFGRIPRWDGNWELYFIVVDENYRGQGVGTALLLEMEDRVRAAEGQSIYLETGCGNAFEGARAFYEMNDFSIESRFCKQFIPEEGNVAYCKHVGGDEYNENSGQ